Proteins co-encoded in one Proteiniborus ethanoligenes genomic window:
- a CDS encoding transposase: protein MGKKSQYSIETKTQACKDYEKGKGSFQSIAEEIGVNWTTLREWYFKYREHGVNAFDTTKRNNSYTKEFKLEVIEEYITNKGSYI, encoded by the coding sequence ATGGGGAAGAAATCACAGTATAGTATAGAAACAAAAACTCAAGCATGCAAAGACTATGAGAAAGGTAAAGGTAGTTTTCAAAGCATAGCCGAGGAAATTGGAGTTAATTGGACAACATTAAGAGAATGGTACTTTAAATATAGAGAACATGGGGTCAATGCATTTGATACTACAAAGAGAAACAATTCTTACACTAAGGAGTTTAAACTAGAAGTTATAGAAGAATATATAACTAACAAAGGATCTTATATAG